The stretch of DNA GCGGCCGCGAGCGAGACCGCGAGCAGCGCCCGGATCACCGGAGCTCCCGGAGGCGCTCGCGCAGCCCCGACTCGGTAGATTCGTCGCTGCTACTCCCGTTCTCGGTATTGCTGTGAGCCTCGGCGTTACTCCCGTCGCCGACTGTCGGCGGTATCCCGCCTGAGTCCTCACTACCTCCTCGGGCGTCGAGAGCGTCGTCCGCGTCCTCGCTTCCGTCGAGGCGTCGTTCCAGGCGTTCGACCGCCGCGACGGCGGCGTCGGCACGCTGCTCGACCGACTCGTTCACCGCGGAGACGCCGCCGAGGAACCCCCTGACCGACTGTACCGCGGCCTCGAGCTCGTCGACTCTGGATTCGAGCGTCTCGATACGGGACTCGATCGCGTCGTCCTCGCTGTTGCTCCGCGCCGGATCACGCTGTTCCCCGTCGAGTGCGCGTTCGACGGCCGCGAGCCGTCGTTCCAGCGTCTCGTCGCTGTCGGGCATGGGCGAGGTGGTCGCCCAATCGGTGATAAGTGTCGGGGCGGATCGCGGGGGAATCTTAAGGCGGATCGGAGCAAACGGGAACCTATGAAGACGGTCCTCGTTGGCGTCGGTCAGGCGGGCGGGAAGGTGGCGACAGCGCTGGCCGAGTTCGACGACGAGATGGGGTTCCACGCGGTGCGGGACGCCATCGCCGTCAACAGCGCGAAAACGGACCTCCGTGACATCCCGCTGGACACGGTGTTGGTCGGGCAGGACGTGGTGAAGGGCCACGGCGTCGGCGGCGACAACGAACTCGGTGCGGAGGTGATGGCGAACGACGCCGAGGAGGTGATGAGCGAGCTGAGCGGGAAGATCGGCTCCGAGACCGAGGCGATCTTCGTGATCGCGGGGCTCGGCGGCGGCACTGGCTCCGGCGGCGCGCCAGTGCTCGCGAAGGAGCTGAGCCGGGTGTACGACACGCCCGTCTACGCGATCGGTATCCTCCCCGGCCGCGACGAGGGGTCGCTCTATCAGGCCAACGCGGGCCGATCGCTCAAGACGCTCGCCCGCGAGGCCGACGCGACGATCCTGATAGACAACGACGCCTGGCGCGAGACGGGCGACAGCGTCGCCGAGGGGATGGCGGCGATCAACGAGAACATCGCCCGCCGGATCGGCCTCCTACTCGCCGCGGGCGAGCCCGTCGAGGACCGCTCGCTCGGACTGGGCGGCGGCGGGCTCGACCGCGACGTGGCCCAGAGCGTCGTCGACACCAGCGAGGTGATCAACACCCTCCGCTCGGGCGGGCTCGCGGCAGTGGGATACGCCGAGTCCGAGGCCAGCGAGGACCCCGACGAGAACGTCAACGTCGTCACGAGCACGACCCGGAAGGCGCTGCTCAGCGGCACGAGCCTGCCGGGGGCGAGCGAGGCCGACGCCGCACTGCTGGTCGTCGCCGGTCAGCCCGATTCGCTCTCACGAAAGGGCGTCGAACGTGCCCGCTCGTGGGTGGAGGAGGAGACCGGCAGCATGGAGGTCCGCGGTGGCGACTTCCCGCTCGACACCGGCCGGATCTCGTCGCTCGTCCTGATGAGCGGCGTCGAGCGCTCCGACCGCGTCCAGGAGTTCATGGATCGCGCCGCCGACGCGCAGGCCGACTCCCACGACCGAACCGAGGGCCAGCGCAAGCGCGACGCCGCCGAGACGTTCCAGAACGACGAACTCGACGATCTGCTCTGATCCCGCGCCGTCGATGGAATCGGGACCCCCGCCGCCTATTTCCTCCCGGCGGCCCCAGCGTCGGGCATGCGTGAGTACGCTGTCGACCCGCCGGTCGAGGAACGCATCGGCGACGCGCTGCGGGAGATAGACGCCACAGTCGCCGTCGCCGAGTCCTGTACGGGGGGACTGATCGGCTCGCTGCTGACCGACGTACCGGGCTCCTCGGACTACTTCGATCGCTCGGTCGTGACCTACTCCTACGACGCCAAACTCCAGGAGTTGGCCGTTTCCCGGGAGAGCCTCGACGACCACGGCGCCGTCTCGGCGCCCGTCGCCGAGCAGATGGCCGCGGGCGTGCGCGACACCGCGGGAACGACGTTCGGGCTCTCGACCACCGGGATCGCCGGCCCCGAGGGCGGGAGCAAGGAGAAGCCCGTCGGGACGGTGTTCATCGGTCGCTCGTACGCCGCCGACTGGGGCACCGGCGGCTCCGACACCGAGGTCTCCCGGCACGTGTTCGACGGCGGCCGGACCGAGATCAAAGAGCAGATCGCCCGAAAGGCGCTGGCGCTGTTGCTGGAGGACGCTCGGGACCTGTCGGAACGCTGATTACCTCGTCGGGTCTGTCCCAACCACATGCGACTCTGGGTGCTCAACACGCTCCCCGCCCACTGGGCGCGCTGTCGCGACGGGCCACAGGACCCCACACACCACCCCGAGCGACACCTCGGCCACCCGTGGCATGGCATCCCGTCGGGCGGTCGCGCCCCGGATCCGCGCGACCTCACGCCGGGCGAGGACCTGTTCGTCGTCCGGCAGACCGGCGGCGTCGGCGTCTCGGGCATCTGGACGTTCGAGGAGGCACGCCGCGTCGAGAATCAGGCCGCGGTTCCGGACGTGTGGCGCGATCACGACGGCGAGATGCGGGAGTACGAGTGGTTTCTCCACTGTCGAGGGGCGCCCGAACTGACCGTCGAACCGCCGATGCGCGAGGATTTCGGCGGCTCGTTCCCGTTCCACCACTCGAAACTGACCGGAACGGCGATCGCGATGCGGGGCGACGACCGCGCGGCGTACGTGAACGCGCTGCTCGACCACGGGGTCTCCGAGGCCGCCGAACAGCGGCTCCGTGACGCGCTGGAGCTGTCGGCGACGGGGAGCGTTCGGTCGGCCGACGCCGAGCCGCCCGAGCGGACCGAGTACGCCACGACGCGGACGATCCGCGATACGAAGCTCTCCGAGATGACGAAGGAGCTGTACGACCACCGGTGTCAGCTCTGTGGCGACCGTCGCGAGAGCCGCGACGGGAGCGCGTACGCGGAGGCCCACCACGTCAAACCGCTGGGGGCGCCCCACCGCGGCCCCGACAGCGCGGCGAACCTCCTCGTGCTCTGCCCGAACCACCACGCGGACTTCGACTACGGCCGTGTCCGGGTCGACCCCGAGTCGCTCGTCGTCGAGCACGCCTTCGACGACGAGGTCGACGGAACCGTCCTGACCGTCGACGCCGACCACGACCTCGATCCCGAGCACCTCGCGTACCACAGCGAACGGATCGCCGACTTCTGATCCATCGCCGCCCGCCAACGGGGGCTGTGGGCCGACCGAAACGCTTTGCGGGGTGCCGACCACGCACACGAGTATGGACAAGAAGGGTCACGTGCTCAACGCCGTCCTGCTGGCGATCGGCGTCGGGTACGTCCTCGAACCGTCGGGCGACGTGTCGACGTTCGTCGCGATCGCGGAGGTGTCGCTCCCGCTGGTGTTGGGTGCGCTGTTCCCGGACGTCGACACCGCGTTCGGCAAACACCGCAAGACGCTGCACAACCTCCCGATCCTCGGGATCGCGCTGGCGTATCCCTACTTCTTCGGTAACCTCAACTTCGTCTGGGCGGGGATCCTGAGTCACTACGTGCTCGACATGCTGGGGAGCAGGCGGGGGATCGCGCTGTTCTACCCGTTCTGGAGCGAGGAGTTCGGCTCGCCGACGGGCGTGACGACGACCAGCAAGTACGCCGACGTGGTCACGATCGTCGTCACGCTGCTCGAGGTCGCCGTGTTCGCGGCGTTCGTCCACCTGCTGCCCCAGTATCTCCCGCCCGGACTGGAGCTCAGCGGGCTCGGGATGATCGGCGGTCAGTAGACCGAGACGTCGTCGAACCGCCCGTCGTACGCGATGTGGTCGGGGTGAGTGGGCTCGGTGCCGGAGAGGAACAGGCGGTCGATCTTCCCCCACGAGTTCTCGTAGCCCAGGTGGGCGAACTCTGCGAGGTTCCAGAAGCGATGCCGCGGCCCCGAGCGGTGGACGACCTGTCGGTCGACGCTGGAGACCAACGCTTCGACGAGGTCAGCCTCACTCTCGATGGCAGTGTCGAACTCGGTCCACGCCTCGCCGACGGTGCCCCGGAGGTGGGCGTACGACGAGCCGAACGTGGACAGTCCGGTCTCCTCGGCGACGCGTTTGGCCCGTTCGTTGACGTGAGGGAGCGATTTGGCGTTGTAGCTCTCGACGGCGTCGATGTGGTCGGCGTAGGCACGGATCTCCGGCCGGCCGAGGCTGACGTTCAGCAGCGTCGGGTGGGGGACACAGAGCGCGGCGCCCTGGTCGGCGAGCTCCGAGAGCGCGCCCTCGAAAGAGATGAAGTCCGGCACCGGATCGGAGAGCCCCACCGCGAGCAGGTGGCGGCGGTTCTGCCAGTTGCCCGTGAAAATCTCCCGCCCCGGCACGACCAGCAGCTCGTCGTCGCTGTGTCGCTCGGCCTGCTCGCGGATCTCCGGCAGTCGCGTGAAGTGGGGTGCGTACACGAGCACGTCGATCCCCCGGGCTTTCGCCCGCTCGACGACCCGCCCGTCGAGCATCTTGACGTGCATGTCGACCCGCGTCGGCGCCGTAGTCACGTTCCACCGCAGTCGGTCGTTCCCCAAATAGCCTCCGTGTTCGATGCCGGGCGTCGGGGAGAACCCTTTTGATGCACCCACTCCGATGGAGCGCGTATGAGCCGCTGGAACTGCGGGATCGCCGGCTGTGGCCGCGAGTTCGACGGTCCCGAGGCCGTGATCGTCCACCAGACGACCGAACACCAGCGTCACGAGTGTAAGGTGTGTGGCACCATCGTCCCCGAGGGGTACTTCGCGATCCGCCACGCGTTCGACGAACACACCCGCGCGGAGTACGTCCGCGCCTACGACGCCGACGGGAGCGACGTACGCGTCCGCGAGGGAATCAAGGAGACCATCGAGGAGAACGCAGACCTCCAGCGCGTCGTCGACGAGCTCAACGGCAACTCGGGGTAGCGGGCGCGGGCAGGGGAGAGCAGTTCCGTGATCCTGCGATCGGAGATCAGCGTTCGCGGCTCTCGATCCGTTCCTTCACGACCGGGAGCTTCTCCTCGAGCTCCCGATGTATCCCGTCCTCGCCGATGTACGGCTCGGACCGATCTATGAAGTATCGCATCTTCTCGATCTGGTCCGCTCGCAGCTCCTCGGACTCGCCCAAGTGGTAGTAATCACTGTTGTCGAGGAGGTCCGCGGCTTTGACTGCCACCGCGCCCCTCCCCGACTCGAAACACCGCTCGTAGATATCGTAGCACCGCTCCAGATAGTCGTCGATGCTCTCGTCGAAGCTGGCGGCCTCCACGATCTCCGCGACGGTCTCGCCGAACGTCGAACGGATCTCGTCGGCGGTTACGTCCGTATCTTCGAGCAGGTCGTGGAGGAAGCCCGCGACGACGACGTGCTCCTCGTACCCCCTGTCGTAGAGATCCATCCCCACCCTCGTGCTGTGGAGTATCACTGGCTTCGGGTTGTCACCCGATGACTCGAAGGCGTGCACCAGATACTGCATAGCCCGTTCGATCTCCTCGTCCTCCGCTTTGCTCCTCATTCCTGTGACTGGAGAGACGGGGCGGTAGCAAAGTCCTTCTGACACGAGTTGGGCCGACCGACCCGAGCGATCTCGCGTTCCACCTCTCGAAGGACCGAGACGCAGCTAACGGCTTCACACAGGAGAGTCGGAGTTAGTAGATCTCGGAGTCCGACACACGGCGCCGCGCGCCGTGTGTCTGCACGAGGAACTACCGTTCCTCGGAGTCCAGCACGCGGATCTGATCCCCGCGGACCGTGACCGGGATCGGGACCGTCGCCTCGTACAGCTCGACCGTCACCTGATCCTTCCCCTCGTCGATGCGCTGGACCTGCGCCTTCTCGCCCTTGAACGGGCCGGCGATCAGTTCGACGATGTCGCCCTCGGCGATTCCCTCCACGTCGGGGGTCGGCGAGAGGAAATGCTCGACCTCGGTCATCGACGACGTGCCCGGCACGATCCCGTTGGCGTGGGGGATCTCGTCGAGCACGCGCTCGATGATCGAGTCGTCCTCGGCCTCGACCATCACGTAGGAGGTCAGCGAGTCCGGCGCCAGCACGGCGTGGATCTCGGGCATCTCCTTCGAGGCGATCATGTCCGCGACGGTCTCCTCCTGGCTCGCGGTGGTCTTGACGGCGTAGATCGGCATCTACGCACCACCCGGGACCGCGCCCGGCACGAAGCTCATGATCGCGAACATCAGGAACCCGAGGAAGCCGATCAGGAAGATGCCGGCGCCGGAGATCTTGGCGACCATCGAGAACTCCTCCCACTCGGGAGTGCTCGCGAGCTTGAGCACGCGCACGTACTCCGAGAGGTCGTATTTGACGTCCATCTTGTCGTGTGGTTCAGCCCGGCGCCTTTTCTATCTATTGAATACGCCTTCGCCGGGGGAAACGCCGGTACGGCCGGCGACGGCGACCGAAAAACGAGGCGACGCCGTCAGTTCACGTCCTGAATCTGGTCGGGGGAGGGGCCGCGCTGGGCGGCCTCGCCGCCGCCGTAGATCTGGGGGGACTCCACCCCGGTCACGACGATCATCGTGCGCATCCGGCCCTCGATCTCCTCGTCGACGGAGGTGCCCCAGATGATGCGGGCGTCGGGGTCGATGCGGTCGTAGATCTCCTCGACGACGCCCTCGGCCTCGCCGATGGACATGTCCGACCCACCGGTGACGTTGACCAGCGCCGAGTTGGCGCCGGAGATGTCCACGTCCAACAGCGGCGACCGCAAGGCGGACTGCACCGAGTCCTCGGCCTTGTCGTCGGTATCGGACTCGCCGAGCCCGATCATCGCGACGCCGCCTTTCTCCATCACGGTGCGAACGTCGGCGAAGTCGAGGTTCACCAGCCCGGGCTTGGTGATGAGCTCGGTGATCCCCTTGACCGAGCGCATCAGCACCTCGTCGGACACCTTGAACGCCTGCTTGACGGGCAGTTTGCCCACCGCGTCGAGGAGGCGGTCGTTCGGCACGACGATCACGGTGTCGGAGACGTCGCGCAGCCGTTCGAGGCCGGCCTCGGCGTTGGTGCGCCGGACCTCACCCTCCGCGGTGAAGGGGGTGGTGACGATCGAGATCGTCAGCGCGCCGGCGGCCTGTGCGGCCTTGGCGACGACGGGCGCCGAACCCGTCCCGGTGCCGCCGCCGAGCCCGGCGGTGACGAACACCATGTCCGAGCCGGCGATCGACTCCTTGATCTCCTCCTGGGACTCGATGGCGGCCTCCTCGCCGACCTGCGGGAGCGAGCCCGCGCCGCGACCCTGCGTTTTCTCCTTGCCCATCAGGATCTTCGTGTCGGCCTCGATAGAGACGAGATGCTGGACGTCAGTGTTCGCGGCGACCAGCTTCGCGCCGTGGATCCCCTCCTCGTGCATGCGGTTGACGGTGTTGCCGCCGGCGCCGCCACAGCCGACCACGGTGATGTTGGTCTTGAGGTCCTGCAGAACGTCCTGGAGCTGCTCGTCGGTCATCTTCCCGGACGACGGCGTCTCGTCGGTCTCCGGGCTGGTCTCCTCCTCGGCCGCGGCGTCGGGCCCCTCGCCGCCCTCGCCTTCGGCCTCGTCGATTGCCTCCTCTACGATAGAGTCCATTTGACCCTGAGTATTGGGCGGAGCCTATTGACCTTTCTCCCTCTCCGGCGATTCTCGCCACCACCGACACCGTTCAGATCGGGAACTCCTTCTCACGCTGACTCAGCACCGCCGACGGGGGGATCACCTCGTCGCTGACCTCGACGGACTCGCCGCTCGACAGCATCCCCATCTTCGGGCCTTCCGGCACGCCCAGTTTCTGCGCTTTCTCGGGGTCGAACGCCTCCTCCCGCGCGACGACGGCGTCGTCGTCGACGGCTACCTCCTCGTACTCCGCCCGCAGGATCGCCGCGAGGTCGTCGATCAGTTCGTCGTACGCGTCGGCGTTGGGCACCGCTGCCTCGCCGTTTGCCCGGGTCCCGCTCTCGATCGTGTCGAACGCGACGGTCGACTCCCGGACCGCGTCACGCGTCGCCTCGCCGTCGACGTTCTGGGCCGTCGCGAGCAGCTCGTCGGGGAGGCTCACCTTCTCCCAGTCCTCCGGATCGTCGGGGACGTGGGCGCCGAACCGGAGCCCCTCGTCGACGGTCGCGACCGAGGACTCCAGCGCCCGGGCCAGCGCCAGCGGGCGGTCGTCGACGGTCCGGACCCACGTCTCGCTCACGATCCGGTAGCCGAGATCCTCGATCGCGTCGGCGACCTCGGGCTGGTCGCCGTCGAACAGTGCGTGGGTGGCGCCGCTGCGCTCGAACGCCGCCTCGAGCACCGCCCGGGCGTCCTCGTCCCGCGGGTGGCCCAGTTCCTCCAGTTGCCAGTCGCTGGCGATGTGGCCGACCGCCCACGGCGTCTCGCGAAGCACGCGGCCGAACCGCGGGGCGTAGTGGCCGCCGCCGATCCCGACGATCTGGCGGTCGCGGTGGGCCGCCACCCCGCGCAGCGAGAGCACCGCCTGCGCGACCGCGCGGGCGCCCTCGGGGTCGTCCCACTGCTCCTCGTCGCTCCCGAGCTCCGCGAACATCGACGGTGTGTCGATCGCGGTCGGCCCGTGGTGGGTCCCCTCGATCGCCACGTCGTACCCCTCCGGCGCGTGAGCGGCGAGCGCCTCGACGTACGCCGAGAGTGCGCTCGGTGCGGCTGCAGCAAGGTCGCCGTCTTCCCCGCCGTACTCCGCCTCGCCGAAGTTCCCCGTGAAGTGCCCCGTCAGCAGCGCGCCCGTCTCGCCGGAGTGCCGGGAGACGAACACCAGCAGGCGGGGCTCCTCGCTGAACGCCGGCGCGGGGTCGTCGAGTTCGATGTGGAGCTCGTCGAACTCCCGGAGTTCGAACGGCCCGTCCCGGTAGTACGTCCCGCCGCCCTCGGCGTCCGGTCGCTCATCGTCCTCGTGTTTGGTCCAGTCCCCCTGCGCGAGCAGCTGCTCCCCGATGTGGAGCGAGGCGGTGTCGGCCCGTGACACCACGATCCCGATAGTCATCGACTCGGCGTCCGACCGCGCCGGCAAAGTAGCCGTCGGCTCCGGGCCCGCCGCGGGCGCGGGCTTTTTCTCCCGGGCTCGCCCACGGCGACCATGGACGTCTACGGGCTGATCGGGCGGCCGGTCGAACACTCGCTCTCGCCGCCGATGCACGAGGCCGGCTACGAGGCGCGCTCGCTGGACGCGCGGTACGTCACGCTCGAACCGGACCCCGATCGGATCGACGAGGCCGTCACCGGCGCCGACGCGATCGGTATCGCCGGGCTCAACGTCACGGTCCCGTTCAAGCGGGACGTACTCCCCCACGTCGAGCCGACCCCGACCGCCGAGGCGGTCGGCGCCGTGAACACGATCACGTTCGGGGGCGAGGGCGCTCCCGAGGGGCACAACACCGACGTCGAGGGCGTCGTCCGCGCGTTCGCGCACCACGACGTCGAAATCGAGGGGCAGTCAGCGGTCGTCGTCGGGGCGGGCGGCGCGGGGCGGGCAGCTACCTACGCGCTGGCCGACGCTGGCGCCGACACGTTCGTCGCCAACCGAACGGTCGAGCGTGCCGAGGCGCTCGCGGCCGACTTCGCGGAACTCGGCGTCGACGCCGGCGGGCTTGCGGCACTCGACGAACGCGTCCCCGAGGCCGATATCCTCGTCAACGCGACCAGTGTCGGAATGGACGACCTCGACTCGTCGCCCGTGCCCGCGCACGTCCTTCACGAGGATCTGGCGGTCCTCGACGCGGTGTACTCTCCGCTCCGGACCAAGCTCCTGCGGGACGCCGCCGCTGCGGGCGCCGGGACCGTCGACGGTGCGTGGATGCTGCTGTACCAAGGCGTCGCCGCGTTCGAGCGGTGGACCGGGGTCGACGCGCCGGTGGCGGCGATGAACGAGGCGCTCCGGGATCGCCTCTGAGGCTCGTTTCGGCTCGACGGGGCGTTTGCCGGGGTGAACCGGCCGAGGGCGACGCTGGCTTTTTACCACCGCGGGTCATTTTCGCCCACAGCATGGTACTCCGGAAGATCAAACGGCTCCTCGGGCTGGGTGCCGACGAGGGCGACGGTCGGTCCGAGCGCGACGTGACGGTGCAGGATCGCTCCGACGCCGACGCCGAGACCGAGGCGGCGGCGAAGGGCACCGACGAATCGAGCGACACGACTGCCGACGACGGCGACGAGGTCGAGAGCGTCGACGAGGCGATCGACGAGGCCGAACCGGACGACGAGCCCGTCGCCGCCGACACCGACGCGGACGCGTCGACGGAGTCGTTGGTCGACGAGGAGATCGCACAGGACGAGCCCGCCGGACGCGCCGAACCGGCGGAGGCGGCCGGCCCGGGTGCCGAGGACGAGACCACCGACGTCGACGAGACGGGCGCGGACGTCGAGGAGGAAGCCGAGGCAGCCGACGACGCCCCCTCGGTCGACGAGATCAAGGGGATCGGCCCGGCGTACTCCGAGCGACTGGCCGAAATCGACATCGTGACGGTCGCCGACCTCCGGGGCGCCGACGCCGAGGAAGTCGCCGAGCGGACGACGGCGCCGGAGGGGACGGTCCAGAAGTGGATCGACCGCGCGAACGAGTACGAGTGACCGAACCCCCCCGTTTTTAGCGGATCGGCGCCGTTTCCCGACGCATGACCGAGACGACGGTGATCACCGAGCCCGAGCAGTTCCACGCCGTGGCCGGCGAGGCCCCGGCGGGCGCTCGGGTGCCCGTCGAAATCCGGACCGTCGTCGACGACCCGTTCGACGCCTACCGCCGCGCCCGGAAGGAGCGCGGCGGGGTGTTCCTCGAAACGTCGGGCGGGCAGGAAGGCTGGGGCTACTTCGGCGTCGAGCCCGCGGAGTTTCTCACTGTCTCCGAGGGGTCGGTGCTGGCCGAGGGCTTAGGTGGAGAGGCGGGCGACCGCCGGTTCGGGCAGAAGCAGTCCGAAACGCTCGCGGCGCTATCGGGACTGCTCGACGGCGAGGCGCTCGTTCGCGGCGACTGCGACGTGCCCTACCCGTGTGGCGCGATCGGCTGGCTCTCCTACGACATCGCTCGGGAACTGGAGTCCTTCGGCGACGGCGACCCCGACGACCGCGAGCTGCCGACGCTCCAGATCGGCGTGTACGACTGTCTCGCGGCGTGGGAGGAGCCACGCGGCGACGAGGTGACGCTGCGGATCACCGCCTGCCCTCGCGTGCCCGCCGAGGCCGACGACGCGACGCTCGACGCCTGCTACGACCGCGCACTGACGAAAGCTGCGTCGCTGGGTCGCCGGGCACACATCGGCGACTCCGCGGTCGGCCCCCCGCCCGCCGACGCCGAGGCGGCGGCGTTCGAGAGCACCTGCGGGCGCGAGCAGTTCTGCGAGCGCGTCCGCCGCGCGAAGGCGTACATCCGCGAGGGGGACACGTTCCAGGCGAACGTCTCCCAGCGCCTCGAAGCGCCCGCAGCCGTCCACCCCGTCGAGGCGTACAACGCGCTGCGGGCGGTCAACCCTGCGCCCTACTCCGGGCTGTTGGAGTTCCGTGGCGTCGACCTCGTCAGCGCGAGCCCCGAACTCCTGCTCGAGCGCGACGGCGACCGTCTGCTGACCGAACCCATCGCCGGCACGCGCCCTCGTGGCGACACTGACGAGGAAGACGCCGCACTCGCGGACGACCTCCGAACCGACGAGAAGGAGCGCGCCGAGCACGCGATGCTGGTCGACCTCGAACGCAACGACCTCGGGAAGGTCAGCGAGTATGGCAGCGTCGAGGTGACGGAGTACCGCCGCGTCGACCGCTACTCGGCGGTGATGCACCTCGTCTCGCTGATCGAGGGGCGGCTCCGCGAGGACGGCACGCTGACCGACGCCGTCGCGGCGACGTTCCCCGGCGGCACCATCACCGGCGCGCCCAAACCCCGGACGATGGAGATCATCGACGAGCTCGAAGACCGCCGTCGGGGCCCCTACACCGGCAGCGTCGGGATCTTCGGCTTCGACGGTCGTGCGACGCTCAACATCGTGATCCGGACGCTGGTCCGTCACGCCGACGAGTACCACCTCAGCGTCGGCGCGGGTATCGTCCACGATTCCGATCCCGACGCCGAGTACGACGAGACGCTCGCAAAAGCCCGCGGGCTGCTCGACGCGATCGACGACGCGCTCGATCGGGGCCACCTCGACGTGGCGGAGGGTTCCGAGCGGGAGGAAACCACTGCCGACGGCGGGGAGGCCGAGCGATGAGCGCCCCCGAGATCCTCGTGATCGACAACTACGACTCGTTCGTCTACAACCTCGTGCAGTACCTCGGCGAGGCGGTTCAACAGCGCGACGGCGAGGTGACGGTCCGGCGCAACGACGCGATCGACCGCCGGGGAATCCGCGAGCTCGACCCCGACGGGATCGTCGTCTCGCCGGGTCCCGGCACGCCCGCGGCGGCGGGCGTCTCGATGGACGTGTTCGACCTCGACTACCCGACGCTGGGCGTCTGTCTCGGCCACCAGGCGCTCTGTGCGCACAACGGCGCGCCCGTGGGCCACGCCGACGCG from Halolamina sediminis encodes:
- a CDS encoding helix-hairpin-helix domain-containing protein — translated: MVLRKIKRLLGLGADEGDGRSERDVTVQDRSDADAETEAAAKGTDESSDTTADDGDEVESVDEAIDEAEPDDEPVAADTDADASTESLVDEEIAQDEPAGRAEPAEAAGPGAEDETTDVDETGADVEEEAEAADDAPSVDEIKGIGPAYSERLAEIDIVTVADLRGADAEEVAERTTAPEGTVQKWIDRANEYE
- a CDS encoding anthranilate synthase component II, which produces MSAPEILVIDNYDSFVYNLVQYLGEAVQQRDGEVTVRRNDAIDRRGIRELDPDGIVVSPGPGTPAAAGVSMDVFDLDYPTLGVCLGHQALCAHNGAPVGHADAVVHGKPSQISHDGEGVFDGLPQGIRVGRYHSLAVDRDAIPDGLAETATTDDEDVVMAVRHREKPHVGVQFHPESILTDHGKTMIRNFLRLSREWYR
- a CDS encoding shikimate dehydrogenase, with translation MDVYGLIGRPVEHSLSPPMHEAGYEARSLDARYVTLEPDPDRIDEAVTGADAIGIAGLNVTVPFKRDVLPHVEPTPTAEAVGAVNTITFGGEGAPEGHNTDVEGVVRAFAHHDVEIEGQSAVVVGAGGAGRAATYALADAGADTFVANRTVERAEALAADFAELGVDAGGLAALDERVPEADILVNATSVGMDDLDSSPVPAHVLHEDLAVLDAVYSPLRTKLLRDAAAAGAGTVDGAWMLLYQGVAAFERWTGVDAPVAAMNEALRDRL
- the pabB gene encoding aminodeoxychorismate synthase, component I, with product MTETTVITEPEQFHAVAGEAPAGARVPVEIRTVVDDPFDAYRRARKERGGVFLETSGGQEGWGYFGVEPAEFLTVSEGSVLAEGLGGEAGDRRFGQKQSETLAALSGLLDGEALVRGDCDVPYPCGAIGWLSYDIARELESFGDGDPDDRELPTLQIGVYDCLAAWEEPRGDEVTLRITACPRVPAEADDATLDACYDRALTKAASLGRRAHIGDSAVGPPPADAEAAAFESTCGREQFCERVRRAKAYIREGDTFQANVSQRLEAPAAVHPVEAYNALRAVNPAPYSGLLEFRGVDLVSASPELLLERDGDRLLTEPIAGTRPRGDTDEEDAALADDLRTDEKERAEHAMLVDLERNDLGKVSEYGSVEVTEYRRVDRYSAVMHLVSLIEGRLREDGTLTDAVAATFPGGTITGAPKPRTMEIIDELEDRRRGPYTGSVGIFGFDGRATLNIVIRTLVRHADEYHLSVGAGIVHDSDPDAEYDETLAKARGLLDAIDDALDRGHLDVAEGSEREETTADGGEAER